The sequence GAAGTACAACGGGAAATGGATACCTGCCGAGACTGGCGAGATCACAGAAGCTCGCCGGTCACTATTGAAAATGACTGCTGACTACACCGTGGAATTTGCCTGGATCATGTCAAAGTACCAAGCATGCTCGAAATCGGACATCAAGACTCTGCTAAGAACTCCCACGATCAAAAAACATACCAAGGACCACCGCCAGCAGCTGGATGAACTGATCGATCAACTCAGTACTGAGTAGCCCCCCTGAGATAGCACCAATTACTTGGTTCCCTTGAGAACCAGGCTTACCTTCCAGGATTCACTATCCAAGATTTTTCACCAGCCATTTGAAGTCTGCCGACTGGACTAGATACTCATTACGATTTACGTCCATAATCAGCCGGGATTTCCCCCCAGTCTTCTGTATTCCACTTCAGGACCGGATTGAGGTTAGTTTGTCGTGTTAACCAGAGAACTGCCCTAGTGATTCGCTGGTAAACTCGGGGGGATATCTTCTGACCTCTGGCACTTTTTGAGTTGATACGGAGACTCTTCAGCCAACTAATCGCCGTCTGGCTGTCGCTGTAGACAGGGCAGTCAATCCCCTTCCGCTTCAGTAGCTGAAGGCCACGCACGATTGCCAGGAATTCACCGATATTGTTACTCCCGCTAAAGATTGGCTCGACTCGAAAGGCTTCGCTTTTTTTATGCAACCATACGCCCTGGTACTCCATGATCCGCTTTTTATCATTCCAGGCAGCGTCCACACATAAACCCTCTGCGGGTATATCGAATTCATCCTCATTGACTCGGTCCTCAATACGCTGGCATAACTCTCCTCTCAGCCGGGCTACTCTCTGCCACCAGCGAGCATAAGCCAGTAGCCAGATAAACTTCAAAGTCTCCGAGTCAGGAATTTCATCAAAGCCACATTCTGAGGCGATCCGCTGAATCTTCTGAGTTACATGCCATCTATTCTCGTGACGAAAGCAGGGCCCCAGTTGGTCAAGCCAGCCTTCAACGATAGAGATCGCAAGAAGTGGAGAATCAGGTTTTTCATGAGCCCTCTCCAGACTTTCCCGCAGTGAAGACCATGAGCTTTCGTCAATTTTCGTGATCAAGGTCTTCATAGGGTACTGCACAGAGTACCCTAGCCACCTGGCTGACTTCTCCCGTCGTAAATCAATCATGGATTTAGAGCGACCACGCTTCAATGGAAGCCCTGCCCTCTTCAATAAATCTGACAGCCTATCCCAGGACTCACGGGCTTGCTTCTGGGTGCGACATATTAGCAAGATATCATCTGCGTAACAGATGATTTTTGTGTCTGCCAAACCAGGTTTCTGTTTCCATCTTCGGACAACATCATGGTACAGATACAAATTCAATAACAGTGGGCTCAGAGGAGCCCCTTGCGGTATCCCCTTTTTACGATTGTC comes from Gimesia sp. and encodes:
- a CDS encoding reverse transcriptase domain-containing protein, with the translated sequence MYANSFKKRHPGQLSAWSLRYHVGSKDQFYHRIKARLEKAGQEGRGAINAIKDYLPQWAADPRLLWREWRWLAVNGGQAPGLNGRRYSDFYDHEVWDFLAAIEGRLKAGTYQPGPVKRISIPKDRYDPGRGQRSIALLNIEDRVVQRAICEILQPLLAPQFGKTILGFRPGHDRIDALALAQKMMVEVSSFVLITEDIKDAFDNVPRKRLMQIVDKDVPSPELVELISKFVRLDNRKKGIPQGAPLSPLLLNLYLYHDVVRRWKQKPGLADTKIICYADDILLICRTQKQARESWDRLSDLLKRAGLPLKRGRSKSMIDLRREKSARWLGYSVQYPMKTLITKIDESSWSSLRESLERAHEKPDSPLLAISIVEGWLDQLGPCFRHENRWHVTQKIQRIASECGFDEIPDSETLKFIWLLAYARWWQRVARLRGELCQRIEDRVNEDEFDIPAEGLCVDAAWNDKKRIMEYQGVWLHKKSEAFRVEPIFSGSNNIGEFLAIVRGLQLLKRKGIDCPVYSDSQTAISWLKSLRINSKSARGQKISPRVYQRITRAVLWLTRQTNLNPVLKWNTEDWGEIPADYGRKS